From the Lathyrus oleraceus cultivar Zhongwan6 chromosome 3, CAAS_Psat_ZW6_1.0, whole genome shotgun sequence genome, the window TGACAATCTGATTTACCAAGTTGACAAAGATGGTGAAGAAGATTGTGAGATCCCTTAAGAGTTAGCTAGGTTTTTACGACAAGAATCAAAGATGGAATAGGTAGAAAAGAGCACACAATCTACTATCTGAGCAAAAAGTTCACCAACTGCGAGAGAAGATACTCACTacttgagaagacatgttatgcACTTACATGGGCTTCCAAACGCTCAAGGTAGTGTATGCTAATGCCTACGACTCTCTTATCTTAAAAATGGATAtgatcaagtacatttttgaaaagcctgctcTCACAGGAAGAGTTGTCTGTTGGCAGATGGCACTAACAAAATATGACATCCAACATGTCACacagaaagccatcaaaggtagtgttttgtctGATTATCTAGCCCATCATCCCATGGAGGATTGTCAACCTATGCATTTCTACTTCCCTAATGAAGAAATTATGTTCATTAGAGATTGCATCATTCCAGGACATGAGGAAGGACCTGAACCAGGATCGCGATGGACGATTGTGTTCGACGGTGCTTCCAATGCCCAaggaaatggaattggggcaatcATCACTTTTCTAACTGGTTTTCATTTATCTTTCACTGCAAGGTTGCGCTTAGATTGCACTAACAATATGGAAGAGTATGAAGCATGCATCTTTGGGATACATGAAGCCATTGGTTTAGGGATCATGATCCTTGAAGTTTATGGAGATTCAACCTTCGTAATCAGCCAAGTTATAGGAGATTGGGAAGTTCGAGATGACAAGTTGATCCTGTACAAGGAGCATGTCTTGAAACTAATCCCATACTTTGATGATATTACAtttcaccatattcctcgagGGGAGAACCAATTGGAATATGCCTTAGCCACTATGGCATCCATGTTTAAGATTaagtggaagaatgaagcaccatTTATCCGCATTGACCACTTGGATGAACCAACATACTATTTAGCAACCGAAGAAAAATATGATAGTCATATGTATTTTTATGATAACAAGAGGTATCTGGAGAAGTAAGAATATCCAAATAATGCATGCATCACAGATAATAAGTACCTCCGAAGGATCTCAGTTAAGTTCTTCTTAAGTGGAGATGTACTTTACAAGCAGAATTACGACTCGGTTTTGCTCAGATGgatggatagacacgaagcagaccgAATCATAATTGAAATTCATGAAATCTTCTTTAGGACGCATGTCAGTGGGCTCACAATGGTTAAAACAATCTTGAGGGCGggctattattggatgacaatggaggtTGATTTCCACCGTCATGTGCAAAtatgtcataaatgccagatttatgccAATAAGATACACATGCCACTAGTTCCGCTAAATGTATTGAAATCACCTTGGCCTTTTTTCATGTAAGGGCATTGATGTGATGGGGTGCATCGAGACGAAGGCCTCAAATGGGCATCGCTTTATCCTTTTAGTtattgactatttcaccaaatgggtggaagcagtctCATATGCGAACGTTACAAAGCAAGTGGTTGCTCGCTTCTTGAAGAAGAAGATTATATGTCGTCATAGGGTCCCAAATAAAATCATTACTGGTGAtggttctaacctcaataacaaatGATGAAGGAATTgtgtaaagacttcaagattgaacaccaCAATTCATCgccatatcgtccaaagatgaatggtgttgttgagGTAGCCAATAAGAAAATCAAAAAGATCGTTCAAAAGATGGTAGAGACGTACAAGGATTGTCATGAAATTCttccattttctttgcatggctATCATACTCTGATGCGCACCTGCATTGGGGAAACTTTGTTCTCTCTTGGGTATGGCATGAACGTTGTACAACCTattgaagtagagattccttATTTAAGGATATATTTAAGGATGTCAAGTTGGATGAAGCTGAGTGGATATAAGCAAGATTAGATAAGCTCAATCTCATTGATGAAAAGAACCTAGCATCCATTTtccatggtcagttatatcagaggCGGTCGAAGAGCGCATTCAACAGGAAAGATTGTCCTTGAAATCTTGAGGTTGGAGACTTGGTGTTAAGAAAGATTTTGCCGATTCATACAGATCTATGAGGAAAATGGATGCCTAATTGTGAAGGCTCATACATTGTGAAAAATATCTTTTATGGAGGATCTTCAATCCTATCAACTATGGTTGGTGAAGATCTCCCATCCCCGGTGAATGCAAATGCAGTTATAAAATACTTTGCCTAATAGACCCACTAAGTTGAAGACCCTAAGGGGAAAATTAGgaaaaatgggtatcctggtggcCACAAAAAGAAGGGTCCACACAAAAATTAGGggtaaaatcaaaataaataaagaacTAGCTAAGTTGATTACCCCAAggggaaacttaggcaaaaatgggtatcccggtagactgaaaacctgaGAGGACAGTCTAGGAAAAAGTTAAAGATTTGAAAGGAAATATATGtggttgtcataccccaaaatttgcccgttaatcttgcaagacatttttcaaggcacttcaattcatttttcaagacactgGTCTTACAGGAACAAAGGCCCAacacacaggtggccaaatccagaaaatggcttaaaatggattgctcgctaggcgagcaaaatccttcgcctagcaAACCCTTTGCTACaacactcgcctagcgaagcttgcgaataccagaaattttgggcttcattctgagcccattaggtcacaaaaaatcattataaatagcagagcttcattcacAAAGGGGAGACAGAAGGAGAcagacagaaaccctagcaaggaagccctaacagaagcaaccgagcaaaccctggaggctaaccaagagaattcagagcaaccctaaaggaaaccctgaaggaaactcatctgcacaaaggttacttccgcccaactcaatccgacaccaaccctaagagtgatccgccaattcaacattgcaattcaattgccaacaggtttgcactaccactacctctttatgcttccaatttacatgtggtattatgattgaatttatgaatctatcttaggttttgcatgtggatcTAAATATGCatggatatcttgaatgtttaaccataaaatgtatgtaatggatgccatagggtttggagcttgctgaaatcgtattgttcttaaattcaaaacccgcagccgttcgctagcatatcgctaagcgaacatgtagcgagtattcgccaggccctcgctaggcgaggcagcagcgaacatgacagtcgctgatttttctgttctgatctTTGCTAATCTGACACGTTTTATTGtaaccatgcattgtttacctgacatcagtactgttgtgattccttttgtttggtgcaattctcgattgcaccctgatttggtattctgacctgtttgctgaattttgtaagggttcacatactcccggaaaaggtagcttgctaagtattccactttatttgtgggatacccttgtggagattcatcctaattacttaattaattttaatgtggagattcatcctaattacctaattgattataaaatattgcctttgaatatgtgatcttggacctctctttgttgccttacggtattacggtattacggtattacggtcatgtcccgcgaatgtggggatacacttagcaaagacccttcggttaaatcatcatgtccctataagataaatcatagtccctcggatgttgcctgcgaatatatgatttttgtccctcgatgacccgtcgtcgtagcctacggttaaatgatgatcgtcccttcgaatgctaaggtatccttacaaatgttgccttcaatgaccaatcgatgaccctacgatgaccctttacatccaaaggataagactacttacttctcaatagtaaggacagttttaccctcataaggataggaaatacccataaagaccttggggtaggtataactcttaaatgctgaatcacaacttaaaatacttttcacacctcacactttgcaaaacatctattagaaaatcaccacttggtatacattcatactagaa encodes:
- the LOC127131521 gene encoding uncharacterized protein LOC127131521, giving the protein MDMIKYIFEKPALTGRVVCWQMALTKYDIQHVTQKAIKGSVLSDYLAHHPMEDCQPMHFYFPNEEIMFIRDCIIPGHEEGPEPGSRWTIVFDGASNAQGNGIGAIITFLTGFHLSFTARLRLDCTNNMEEYEACIFGIHEAIGLGIMILEVYGDSTFVISQVIGDWEVRDDKLILYKEHVLKLIPYFDDITFHHIPRGENQLEYALATMASMFKIKWKNEAPFIRIDHLDEPTYYLATEEKYDSHMYFYDNKRYLEK